The nucleotide sequence TCATACCCCTCACCCTACCACACGGTCAGGCCGCTTCCTGCCGCCCAAGACACGGTCTGGCGAGCGTTCCGCTTGCCCTGCGGCTCTGCGAACGCTGGGCCGCCGCACGCCAACCGCTATGCTCTGATGATGCGCCTCGCCTCGCTGACCGCCAGCAATTCGGATATTCTCGCCGCTCTTGGGGTGGCGGGCTGGGTGGTGGCCGTAGACCGCCACAGCGACGCGCCGGGGCTGGAGCGAGCGCGGCGGGTCGGTCCGGATCTGAAGATCGACGTGGCGGCGCTGCGGGAGACTCAGCCTGACCTGGTGCTGGCGAGCCTCAGCGTGCCGGGGATGGAACGTGTGGTCGCAGAGGTGCAGGCAGCGGGGCTGCCCACGCTGGTGCTTGACCCGGTCAGCGTGCAGGACACCCTGCGTGATATCCGCGAGATCGGTGCGGCCATCGGCCTGCCGGAGCGGGCGCAAGCCGTGGCGGGAGCGCTCGAGAGCGAGCTGCGCGGCTTGGCCCGCCCCCTTTCCCGACCTCCCCGAGTTCTGGTCGAGTGGTGGCCCAAGCCCATCATTGCGGCCACCCGTGACTCGTGGGTGACCGATCTGCTGGAGACGCTGGGGGCGGTGAATGCCCTGGCGGACCGGCCAGGCCGCAGCACGCCCCTTGCCCTGGAGGAGGTGCGCCGGGCCCGCCCGGACCTGATCGTGTGCTCGTGGTGCGGCGCGAAGCGCTTGCGCCCGGAGGTGATCGAGGCGCGCGGCCTCGGCGTCCCCGTCGTGGGGGTGCCCGAGAGCGGTTTGGGGCGGCCCGGTCCCCGGCTGATCGAGGGGGCGCGGCGGGTGGCGGCGGCGCTGGCGGCCCTCAGCCGGGAGGAGCCTCCCAGCCCAGAATCGCCCGGAGCCCCCGCAGGCACTCGGCGCGGTAGGCCGCGAGATCCGGAGCCGGATCGGCCAGAAAACGCACGCTGAGGCCCTCGACAAGTGCCCGCAGCAGCCGTGCTCGCTCTCCCGCGCCCGCGTCCCCCGCAAGGCGCGCAAGCTCGAGGTCGAGGGTCAGCGTCTCGCGCTGAAAGTCGCGCTGCACGGCCATCAGTTCGGGGTCACGGGTCGCGGCGGCCAGGAAGTCCAGCGACACCGTGTAGAAGCGACGGGTGTTTTCTACTCCGTAGAACTGGTTCTCGACGTAGGCGGTCAGCTTGGCTTCTGGTGTGGCTGCCTGGCGCAGCGCCCGCCGGGTCGCAACCGTGATCGTTCGGGTGAAGCGCCGCATGACCGCGGCCAGGAGCCCCGCCCGACTGCCGAAGTGGTAGGCGAGCGTTCCCTTGCTGACGCCAGCGTGCCGCGCGATGTCGGCCAGCGTGACCCCCGCATACCCCCGTTCGTAGAGGGCGAGGTACGCTGCCTTTTCCAGCGCCGCGCGCCGTGCCCGGTCTTGAATGGGATTGACTCGCCGCGCCATCTCGAGCAGGGTAGCAGGCGGCGCTCAGCCCCGCCTCACTTCGCCTGGTACCGCAAAAACGTCCGCATCTCGTTCACGCACGCGCTGGCCTCGTGTTGAGCGCTGCTGCCGGTGACGGTGCGCAAAAGGCCAGCGTCACTGAGGTAGAGTTCGCTGATGCGGTAGGCGACGCCCTTGTCCTCGTGGGTGTAGGCGGCCAGGACAGCCCAGGTTCCGGCTCGGTCTACGGGTTGCGTCACAACCTCGCGCAACCGGCTTTGAGCGAGGCTGCTCTGAAGCCGGAGCGCGAAGCGGCGGGCTTCGTCCTGCGTCCGGAAGGTGGGGAAAGCCTGGCCGTGTCGCTCCTCGCGCAGCACGCAGGCGCCCGCCGGGTCGGTCCACACGTTGGCGTTGCCGTTCACGGGGGTCCAGCCCTGGAGGGGCACGACCAGCCCTTGCGCCGCAGGAGCGAGCAGGCCACCCGCCAGGGCACAACAGAGGGCGGCCCGACCTCGGCAGGACCCAACACGGTGCTTGTGCATCCCGCCCAGTGTACCCGCCGCGCCCATGACAAACGCCCGGCGGCGACTCATCCCCAGCTCAGGGGAAGTGGGCCAGCCGGGCGTGCAGCCTGGCTTTGACCGCAGGCCACTCACCGTGCAGAATGCTGAACATCACGCTGTCACGGGCAACCCCACCGGGCCGCACCTGATACTGCCGCAGGGTACCTTCGCGCACCGCGCCGAGCTTTTCCAGCGCCCGCAGGCTGCGGGCATTGCGAGCATCCACCTTGAACTGTACCCGGTTCGCCCCCAGCACCTCAAAGGCGCGGGTCAGCAGCAGCAGCTTTGCCTCTGGGTTGGCGGCCGTGCCGCGCGCGGCGGGGACCAGCATGGTGCCGATCTCGGCCCAGCGGTCACTGACCTTGACCTCGCTGTAGCTGATTCGGCCCACGGCTCGGCCGCCCATCAACACCGCCCAGTTCACCCGGGCAGGCAGAGCATTGAGCCCGCGAATGTAGTCGGCCCAGCCCGCAACGGTCGGCTCTGCTGGGCCACCCCGCGCGAGCAGCGCGAAGGTCTCCTCATCGGCCCCGGCGCAGAGGTCCGCCGCGTGCTCCTCGGTCAGGGGGCACAGCGTCACGTGCTGACCGGTCAGGGTGACGGGCAGCAGCCACTCCGGCAGCGGGGCGGGGGGGAGGGGGTTAGAGGCAGCGGACACGCCCTTACCCTACCCCAATGGGCCGAGGCCAAGGGCTAGCGCGGTGTTGAGGCTGGGGCCGGGCCATCCGGCTCGTCCGGGCCCCGGCGGGGAGCGGCGGGTTCGCTCACGCGACGGCGTCCGCTCAGGGCCCGGCCCAGGGTGACCTCATCGGCGTATTCAAGCGCGCCGCCCACCGGCAGGCCGTAGGCGATGCGGCTCACCTCCGCGCCCAGCGGTTCAAGCAGGCGTTGCAGATACAGGGCGGTGGCGTCCCCCTCGACGGTCGTGCCGGTCGCCAGGATCACCTCTAGGCCCGGCCGCACCCGCGGCAAGAGCGGCTTGATGTGCAGTTGCTCGGGGCCGACGCCGTTCATCGGGCTCAGCACGCCGTGCAGCACGTGATAGAGGCCGCGGTACTCCCCGCTGCGCTCGATGGCGATCACGTCGCCGGGCTCCTCCACCACACAGATCATGTTCTGGTCGCGGGTAGGATCGCTGCACACGTCGCAGCGCTCGGCGTCGGTGATGTTGAAACAGACCGGGCAGGTATGCAGCTCGCGCTTGGCCGAGAGCAGCGCTCCTGCCAGCCGCTCGATGTCCTCCCGCGGCTGCTCAAAGAGGTAAAAGGCCAGCCGTTGCGCGCTTTTCGGCCCGATGCCGGGCAGCCGCGACAGTTCCCGGATCAGCGCCACCAGGGAAGGCGGATATTTCACGCCTCACCTCCCAGGCCCCTGAACGCGGAACGCACGCGCCCCATCAGAATCCTGGAAGCCCCAGCCCGCGCGTCGCCTCCTGTTGCAGCGCCTCGGCCTTGGCGGTCGCGTCCTGAAGGGCGACCAGCAGCAGGTCTTCTAAAGCCTCCACATCGGCAGGGTCAACGGCCTGCGGCTTGATCTTGAGGCCCGTCACCTTGCCGTGACCGTTCATGGTGACCGTGACCAGGCCGCTCGCCGTCCCCTGGACGGTCTGCGCGGCCAGGTTCTCCTGAATCTTGGCGGCGGCCACCTGCGCCTGCTGCATCTGTTTCATCAGCTTCTTCATGTCCATAACCGGAAGATTCTACCCGGGGAAGGCCCGGCAGATCGTGGGGGGTAGAACGGGCCAGACCGCGCTACAGGGCCACCGTTCGTGTGCCCTTAGCCCGCCGGTACAGTTGGGCGGGACGACCCACGCCGCTGCGCCGCTCGCCGCTGGGCACCAGGATGCCCTGCGCCAACAGCCGCTTGCGGAAGTTGCGCTTGTCGAGCGGCCGGTTCAAAATCGCCTCGTACACCCCCTGGAGCTCGGGCAGCGTGAAGGTGTCGGGCAGGAATTCCAGCGCGAGATTGGCGTATTCCAGACGCACCTGCAGGCGCTTGATCGCTCGGTCGAGAATGGCCGCGTGATCAAAGGCCAGGGGTGGTGGGCGGTGCGCCGGGAACCAGGCTGCTCCGAGGGTATGCCCGCCCGCCGCGACCTCTACCGTGCCGTGCGCGAGAACGGCCAGGTGCGCGACCGAGACGATGCGCCCCCGCGGATCGCGGTTGACCTCTCCAAAGGTATAGAACTGCTCGAGGTGCCGGGGCTCGAGCGCGACCGTGGTCTCGGTGCGCAGTTCGCGCAGGGCAGCTTCGTGGAGCGCCTCGCCGGGGTGTACGAAGCCGCCCGGCAGCGCCCAGGCGTGGGCGTGTGGCAGCTCGCCCCGCTGCACCAGCAGCACCCGCAGCTCCGCCGCGTGAATCGCAAAGGCCGCGACGTCCACAGCCAGGCCGACCTGGGTGGCCTGTGGCGGCAGGGAGAGTGTTCCCATGACACAAACTCTAGGCTGGGGGCAGGAAGAGTGCAAGAGACCTGAAGGGCGGCTTAGGGTCCTTTCTCATACGCCGCGAGCCCCAGCCCCAGGCGCTTTCTGCGCCATTTTGGGCGCGCGGCGGGCCCAGCAGCGTGACACAAGGCCAGCGAGCCCCCGACCTCAGCGCGGAAGGGGCGGGGAACCGGCCACTCGGGCTGCGCCGGGTGAGAGAAAACCCTGGGGCGCAAGGGCCGACTGCGTGGTAAAATAGCTTGTCATGCCCAGAAAGGGGCTTGCAGCCGCCTGCCCGTCGGCGTGCGAAACGCCAAGATGGGAGGCGTGCGGAGGTGATGACAATAGCGAAAGAACATAAGGTCAACGAGCAGATTCGCGTCCGTCAGATCCGCCTGATCGGCGCAGAGGGTGAGCAGATCGGAATCATCGACACGCGTGACGCGCTGGCGATGGCGCGTGAACAGGGCCTTGATCTGGTGATGGTTGGGCCCCAGGCCGTTCCGCCCGTCTGCCGCCTGCTCGACTATGGCCGGTTCCGCTACGAGCAGCAGCAGAACGAGAAAGAAAACCGCCGGCGGGCTCGGGCACAGGAAGTCAAGGCGATCAAGTTCCGTGTGAAGATCGACGACCACGACTTCAACACCAAGACTGGCCACGTGCGCCGCTTTCTCGAAGAAGGTCACAAGGTCAAGGTCACCATCATGTTCCGCGGCCGCGAACGGACCCACCCCGAACTCGGCGAGCGCATCCTGCACCGCGTGGCGGAAACGCTGGCCGATGTGGGGGCTCCGGAAGGCACACCCAGCATGATGGGCATGGACATGAACATGATCATGGCGCCCAAGGGCACACCCAAGCGCAGCGAGGCGGCTCGTCCCGAGGCCCCCAAGACCGCGTCCGCTCGGCCAGAAGCCCCCGCGAGCGTCTGAGCGGAGGCCAGGGCCGCCGCGGGACGTGACGGTGTTCTGTGTCCCGGCACCCCCCCGCTTTGTTTTGTAAAGTTAGGCCATGATCAAGATGTACACGACGAGTTGGTGCCCGGATTGTCACGCGGCCAAGCGTGCCCTGACGAGCAGGGGTATTCCCTTCGAAGAGATCAATATCGAGCAGGACGAGGGGGCCGCCGAGTACGTGATGAGCGTGAACGGTGGGAAGCGCAGTGTACCGACCCTGGTGAGCGGCGGCGTGGCCCGCAGCCTGAGCGGCTTCCGCCCCCAGAAGCTCGATGCCTTTTTGGCCGAAGCGGGGCTCTAGTTTCGGCGAGGACAGGAGCGGCCTGAGGGAGGCCGTTCCTGTCTGCCTTTGTCCGTGGCGTTCTCGCCGGTGTCCTCAGCGTGCTGGTCTCGCTGGCCTTGAGGCTGATGGACAGCCAGTTCGGCGGAATCTCCAGGGGATGCCCGAGAAGAGCTCGCGCTCCTGGCCGGGTGCGGGCGTTTTGTTCGCTTGCTCCCCGTCCTCTCGCCCGCTATCTTAGCCCCATGAGCCTCCCCGCCCATTCCCCCGGTCTGGTGATGTGCGGCGGCGTGTCAGAGCGAATGTCTCACCCGAGCTGGGCCACGCGAACTCCAAGCGCCTGAGAGCCACGTCCCCTGCTCTCAGGCGTTCTGCTGACTCGCGGCCAGCCCGGGTTTTCTTTTGACCTGACCTTTCAAGGAGTTTCTATGCACGTCATCCTTCCCGACGGTAAACAGCTCGAACTGCCAGGGGGCGCGACGGCCCTGGACGCCGCCCGCGCCATCGGCCCTCGCCTCGCCCAGGACGCCCTGGCCGCCACCGCCAACGGCGAGCTGGTGGACCTGCTGACGCCCCTGCCCGACGGCGCGAACATCAGCCTCATCACAAAAAAGAATCCCGCCGACGCTGCTCCCGTGTTCCGCCACTCGCTGGGCCACGTGATGAGCCAGGCGGTCGGTGAGTTCTACCGAGCCAAGGGGTACGGCCCGCAGGACATCAAGCGCGGAGTCGGCCCGGCCATCGAGAACGGCTGGTATCAGGATTTTGACCTGCCCGAGCCCCTGCGTGAGGAAGACCTGCCGGAGATCGAGCGGATCATGCGTGACATCCTCTCGCGTGGGCTGGACTTCTCCCGCCGTGAGGTGAGCAAGGAAGAGGCGTTGGCGCAGTTCGCCTACGATCCCTACAAGCAGGAACTCATCCGCGAATTGCCCGAGGACGAGCCCATTACGCTCTACCAACAGGGTGACTACGTGGACCTTTGCCGGGGACCCCACTTCCCGAACACGGGGAAGCTGCCCGCGGCGTTTAAGCTGATGAGCACGTCGGGCGCGTACTGGCGTGGCAACGAGAAGAACCCGATTCTTCAGCGCGTCTACGGCGTGGCCTTTGCCACCCAAAAGGAACTCGACGAGTACCTGGCGCGGCTTGAGGAGGCCAAGCGCCGCGACCACCGCAAGCTGGGGCGCGAGCTGGAACTCTTTCTGATTGATCCGCTGGTCGGGAAGGGCCTGCCCATGTGGCTGCCCAACGGCACCATCGTGCGCGACGAACTCACCCGCTTTCTGCGCGAGCAGCAGTTTCAGCGCGGCTATCAGGGTGTGGTGACGCCCAACATCGGAAACCTCGACCTCTTCCGCACCAGCGGTCACTATCCGTACTACGCGGACAGCCAGTTCGAGCCGGTCACGGTGGACGACGAGCAGTACATGCTCAAGCCGATGAATTGCCCCTTTCACGTGCGCATCTACGCGAGTAAGCCCAGAAGCTACCGCGACCTGCCGGTGAGGCTTGCCGAGTTCGGCACGGTGTACCGCTACGAGATGAGCGGCGAGCTCAACGGCCTCACGCGGGTGCGCGGCTTTACGCAGGATGACGCGCACATCTTCGCGCGGCCCGATCAGCTCAAAAAGGAATTCCTGGACGTGCTGGATCTCACGGTGCTTGTCCTGAAGACCTTCGGCATGAACGACGTGCGCTTCCGCGTAGGGGTGCGTGATCCCGAGTCCGGCAAGTACGTGGGCGATCCGGCCCAGTGGGAGGTGGCCGAGCGCCAGATTATCGAGGCGGTGGAGGAAGTTGGCCTGCCGTATGCGGTGGAACCGGGCGACGCCGCCTTTTATGGCCCCAAACTCGACTTCGTCGTCAAGGACGTGCTGGGCCGTGAGTGGCAGCTGGGCACCATCCAGGTTGACTACAACCTGCCCGAGCGCTTTGACATCGCCTACACCGGCGAGGACGGTTTACCGCACCGTCCGGTGATGATTCACCGCGCGCCCTTTGGCAGCCTAGAGCGCTTTGTGGGCATCCTGATCGAGCACTACGGCGGAGACTTCCCCTTCTGGCTCGCGCCCCGGCAGGTCGTGATCATCCCCATCGCCGATCGCCATAACGCCTATGCCGAGACGCTCGCGAACGAGTTCAAGGCGGCGGGGTTGCGCGCAGAGGTGGATGACTCGGCCAACCGCATGAACGCCAAGATCCGCAGTGCGGAGCTTGCCAAAATCCCGGTGATGCTGATCGTGGGAGACCAGGAGGAGGCGCGGCGGGAAGTCAGCGTGCGCGAACGCACCCCGCAAGGCCACCAAGAACGCAAGGGCGTCCCGTTGACCGAGCTGCTGCGTGAGCTTCAGGAACGCTACCGCACGCGCGCCTGAGGGCCCAGGAAAAGAAGCCTGCACTCTCGCCGCCTTCCTCAGGAGGGCGGTTTCTTCTGGTCGCCCGGCTTGGGTGAGTCGCGGGCGATCACGCTGATGTTGCCGTCACCCTCCATACACGCCAGCTTGACCTCTGCGAGCTCATGCACGCCTTGTTGGCGCAGCTGGCTCATCAGCTCTTCCTCGGTGATGAGTTCCTGGCGCATGTTGCGCCGCAGCATCTTGCCGTCCTTGACCAGGGGGAGCGGCGGGGGATGGACCAGCCGTTCGAAGCGCGGAAAACGGTAGCCCAACCAGTTCAGACACCAGCTCCAAAAGATGATGGTGCCCACGAGCAGGAGGCCGTCGGGCACCGAACTGTAGTTCCCGGACATCCCATTGCCCGCTGCATCCGCAATCAGCACCACCACCAACAGGTCAGTGATCCCTAGGCCGCTGGTCTCGCGCTTAAGCACAAGGCGCAGCAGCAGAAACAGTGCCAGATAGGTCACCGTTCCGCGCACAAAGATTTCCAGCGGCGGAGTCTGCGGCAACAAAACTTCGCTCCAGTTCATGCCCAACCAGCCGTGACGCGTCACAACCGAGTCTGTGCCGTCTCGCCCTCGGCCTGCCGTGCTCCTTTGATGAAGCGGCCTTGATCGTCTCTGAGAACCGCCCAGGAGTAAGCCGAAGACAGCTTGCCCGGGAACCGGTCGTCAGCGGGGCGCTTGGCAGGTGGTGTCCCGCTTTACACGTCCGGGAGGGCATGCTAAGATTCCTTCCGCTGGTCGAGGTTGAGTCCCCCAGCCGCCCCACGGCGAGTACAGCGGCGCTGTAGCCAAGTGGTAAGGCAGAGGTCTGCAAAACCTCGATTCACCGGTTCGAATCCGGTCAGCGCCTCCACCCTCCCCCTCGCCATAGACTCGTAGCTCAGGGGTAGAGCACTACCTTGACACGGTAGGGGTCAGCGGTTCAAATCCGCTCGGGTCTACCACCAAAGCTCCCCTTCATGGGGAGTTTTTTCTGTTCTGCGGCTCACCGACGGCGGAGGCATCAGCGCGACAGAGCAGGGCCGCTCGCCTTCATAATGTTGAGGTTTCCCGCTTGGTCCCCTCAATATGGGAGGAAGGAGCCCGTGAAGCCTGTGCATTCCGTCAACTTCGCCCACCTGGAGAGCACTGAACCTCAACTGCACCGCCTCGCTGTTCTCGCCGAACGCTTTCTCATCGACGACCCAAACACCAGCCTCCTCAAGCAGCGGCAGTTTGCGGAGCTCCTCGCGCAGACCACCGCGTCCCGCGCGGGGGCGTACGAGCAAGCGGGGGAGAGCCAGTACGACCTGCTGCGCCGCCTGTCGCGCGAAGGCATCCTTCCGCCCGAAGTGTTCACCCTCTTCGACGAGGTGCGCCGTGTGGGGAACAAGGCCAACCACGAGTTTCAGGGGGACGGCACGCTCGCCCTGGAGACCCTGAAGTACGCGTGGATTCTCAGCGTGTGGTACTACCGCACCTTCCACGACCCGGACTTTCGCACGGCGGACTTCGTGCCGCCCGCGCGGGAGGAGGACGCGCCCGCGCAGGAGCTGCAGCGCCTCCGTGAGGAAGTCGAACGCGCCCGCGCCGAAGCGGAGCGGCACCTCGCGGAACTCCAGGCGCGCGGCAAGACGCAGGACCGCGCGCGCCTCATCGCCGCCGCCGACAAGGCCGCTGGGGGCGTGCACCTCACCGAAGCGCAGACGCGGCAGCTCATCGACCGGCAGCTCGCGGAAGTCGGGTGGATCGTGGACTCCCAGCGCCTCAGGTACGCGCTTGGCACGCGGCCCGAAAAGGGCAAGAACATGGCGATTGCCGAATGGCCCGTCGAGCACGGCCACGCGGACTACGTGCTGTTTCTCGGCCTGACGCCCGTCGCGGTCGTGGAGGCCAAGCGCAAGGCCGTGGACGTGCCGGGCGCGCTGGAGCAGGCCAAACGCTACAGCCGCGCCTTTATCCCCGAAACCGTGGACGCCATGCCCGGCGGACCGTGGGGCGAGTACCGCATTCCCTTCGTGTACGCCACGAACGGCCGCCCGTACCTGCGTCAGCTCCGCACGCAAAGCGGCGTGTGGTTCCGCGACCTGCGCCGACGGCAGAACCTCGCCACGGCCCTCCCCGGCTGGCACACGCCCGAAGGCCTCGCGGGCCTCCTCGCCCTTGACGCGAACGCGGCCGAAGAGCGTCTCCGAAACGAACCACTGGAGTACGACCTAGGCCTGCGCCCCTACCAGAAGGCCGCCATCCGCGCCGTCGAAGCGTTTCTCGCGGACCCCGAGCGCACCCGCAACGAGGCCTTGCTCGCGATGGCCACCGGGACGGGCAAGACGAAAACCTGCATCGCGCTCATCTACCGCCTCCTAAAGGCGCGGCGCTTCCGGCGCGTGCTGTTCCTCGTGGACCGTACGGCCCTCGGGGAGCAGGCCGCGAACGCCTTCCAGGAAACGCGCATGGAGAGCCTGCAGACCTTCGCGGACATCTTCGGCCTCAAGACCCTGGAGGACGCCGTGCCCGACGCGGATACCAGCGTGCACGTCGCGACCGTGCAGGGCATGGTGCACCGCCTCTTTGACGACGCGGAGGACGCCACCCCCCTTCCGGTGGACGCGTACGACTGCATCATTGTGGATGAGTGCCACCGCGGATACACGCTTGACCGCGAACTCGCCCCGGCGGAGCACGCCTTCCGGGACGAGGCGGACTACATCAGCAAGTACCGGCGCGTGCTGGAGCACTTCGACGCCATGAAGATCGGCCTGACCGCCACGCCCGCCCTGCACACCACCGAAATCTTCGGGGAGCCGGTCTTCACGTACAGTTACCGCGAGGCGGTCCTTGACGG is from Deinococcus sp. YIM 77859 and encodes:
- a CDS encoding helical backbone metal receptor, producing MRLASLTASNSDILAALGVAGWVVAVDRHSDAPGLERARRVGPDLKIDVAALRETQPDLVLASLSVPGMERVVAEVQAAGLPTLVLDPVSVQDTLRDIREIGAAIGLPERAQAVAGALESELRGLARPLSRPPRVLVEWWPKPIIAATRDSWVTDLLETLGAVNALADRPGRSTPLALEEVRRARPDLIVCSWCGAKRLRPEVIEARGLGVPVVGVPESGLGRPGPRLIEGARRVAAALAALSREEPPSPESPGAPAGTRRGRPRDPEPDRPENAR
- a CDS encoding TetR family transcriptional regulator C-terminal domain-containing protein produces the protein MARRVNPIQDRARRAALEKAAYLALYERGYAGVTLADIARHAGVSKGTLAYHFGSRAGLLAAVMRRFTRTITVATRRALRQAATPEAKLTAYVENQFYGVENTRRFYTVSLDFLAAATRDPELMAVQRDFQRETLTLDLELARLAGDAGAGERARLLRALVEGLSVRFLADPAPDLAAYRAECLRGLRAILGWEAPPG
- a CDS encoding GNAT family N-acetyltransferase, with amino-acid sequence MSAASNPLPPAPLPEWLLPVTLTGQHVTLCPLTEEHAADLCAGADEETFALLARGGPAEPTVAGWADYIRGLNALPARVNWAVLMGGRAVGRISYSEVKVSDRWAEIGTMLVPAARGTAANPEAKLLLLTRAFEVLGANRVQFKVDARNARSLRALEKLGAVREGTLRQYQVRPGGVARDSVMFSILHGEWPAVKARLHARLAHFP
- the recR gene encoding recombination mediator RecR — encoded protein: MKYPPSLVALIRELSRLPGIGPKSAQRLAFYLFEQPREDIERLAGALLSAKRELHTCPVCFNITDAERCDVCSDPTRDQNMICVVEEPGDVIAIERSGEYRGLYHVLHGVLSPMNGVGPEQLHIKPLLPRVRPGLEVILATGTTVEGDATALYLQRLLEPLGAEVSRIAYGLPVGGALEYADEVTLGRALSGRRRVSEPAAPRRGPDEPDGPAPASTPR
- a CDS encoding YbaB/EbfC family nucleoid-associated protein, coding for MDMKKLMKQMQQAQVAAAKIQENLAAQTVQGTASGLVTVTMNGHGKVTGLKIKPQAVDPADVEALEDLLLVALQDATAKAEALQQEATRGLGLPGF
- a CDS encoding NUDIX domain-containing protein yields the protein MGTLSLPPQATQVGLAVDVAAFAIHAAELRVLLVQRGELPHAHAWALPGGFVHPGEALHEAALRELRTETTVALEPRHLEQFYTFGEVNRDPRGRIVSVAHLAVLAHGTVEVAAGGHTLGAAWFPAHRPPPLAFDHAAILDRAIKRLQVRLEYANLALEFLPDTFTLPELQGVYEAILNRPLDKRNFRKRLLAQGILVPSGERRSGVGRPAQLYRRAKGTRTVAL
- the infC gene encoding translation initiation factor IF-3, with protein sequence MMTIAKEHKVNEQIRVRQIRLIGAEGEQIGIIDTRDALAMAREQGLDLVMVGPQAVPPVCRLLDYGRFRYEQQQNEKENRRRARAQEVKAIKFRVKIDDHDFNTKTGHVRRFLEEGHKVKVTIMFRGRERTHPELGERILHRVAETLADVGAPEGTPSMMGMDMNMIMAPKGTPKRSEAARPEAPKTASARPEAPASV
- a CDS encoding glutaredoxin family protein, with translation MIKMYTTSWCPDCHAAKRALTSRGIPFEEINIEQDEGAAEYVMSVNGGKRSVPTLVSGGVARSLSGFRPQKLDAFLAEAGL
- the thrS gene encoding threonine--tRNA ligase yields the protein MHVILPDGKQLELPGGATALDAARAIGPRLAQDALAATANGELVDLLTPLPDGANISLITKKNPADAAPVFRHSLGHVMSQAVGEFYRAKGYGPQDIKRGVGPAIENGWYQDFDLPEPLREEDLPEIERIMRDILSRGLDFSRREVSKEEALAQFAYDPYKQELIRELPEDEPITLYQQGDYVDLCRGPHFPNTGKLPAAFKLMSTSGAYWRGNEKNPILQRVYGVAFATQKELDEYLARLEEAKRRDHRKLGRELELFLIDPLVGKGLPMWLPNGTIVRDELTRFLREQQFQRGYQGVVTPNIGNLDLFRTSGHYPYYADSQFEPVTVDDEQYMLKPMNCPFHVRIYASKPRSYRDLPVRLAEFGTVYRYEMSGELNGLTRVRGFTQDDAHIFARPDQLKKEFLDVLDLTVLVLKTFGMNDVRFRVGVRDPESGKYVGDPAQWEVAERQIIEAVEEVGLPYAVEPGDAAFYGPKLDFVVKDVLGREWQLGTIQVDYNLPERFDIAYTGEDGLPHRPVMIHRAPFGSLERFVGILIEHYGGDFPFWLAPRQVVIIPIADRHNAYAETLANEFKAAGLRAEVDDSANRMNAKIRSAELAKIPVMLIVGDQEEARREVSVRERTPQGHQERKGVPLTELLRELQERYRTRA
- a CDS encoding DUF421 domain-containing protein; this encodes MTRHGWLGMNWSEVLLPQTPPLEIFVRGTVTYLALFLLLRLVLKRETSGLGITDLLVVVLIADAAGNGMSGNYSSVPDGLLLVGTIIFWSWCLNWLGYRFPRFERLVHPPPLPLVKDGKMLRRNMRQELITEEELMSQLRQQGVHELAEVKLACMEGDGNISVIARDSPKPGDQKKPPS
- the hsdR gene encoding type I restriction-modification system endonuclease, with translation MKPVHSVNFAHLESTEPQLHRLAVLAERFLIDDPNTSLLKQRQFAELLAQTTASRAGAYEQAGESQYDLLRRLSREGILPPEVFTLFDEVRRVGNKANHEFQGDGTLALETLKYAWILSVWYYRTFHDPDFRTADFVPPAREEDAPAQELQRLREEVERARAEAERHLAELQARGKTQDRARLIAAADKAAGGVHLTEAQTRQLIDRQLAEVGWIVDSQRLRYALGTRPEKGKNMAIAEWPVEHGHADYVLFLGLTPVAVVEAKRKAVDVPGALEQAKRYSRAFIPETVDAMPGGPWGEYRIPFVYATNGRPYLRQLRTQSGVWFRDLRRRQNLATALPGWHTPEGLAGLLALDANAAEERLRNEPLEYDLGLRPYQKAAIRAVEAFLADPERTRNEALLAMATGTGKTKTCIALIYRLLKARRFRRVLFLVDRTALGEQAANAFQETRMESLQTFADIFGLKTLEDAVPDADTSVHVATVQGMVHRLFDDAEDATPLPVDAYDCIIVDECHRGYTLDRELAPAEHAFRDEADYISKYRRVLEHFDAMKIGLTATPALHTTEIFGEPVFTYSYREAVLDGYLIDHEPPVQIKTELSENGIRWKAGSDVKVYDPVRHEVALFRTPDEIGLDVEDFNKKVITESFNRAVCRELARHIDPAGQEKTLVFCVNDAHADLVVTLLKEAFREQYGEVDDDAVVKITGASHKPLELIRRYKNEHLPTVAVTVDLLTTGVDVPPITNLVFLRRVGSRILFEQMLGRATRRCDEIEKETFRIYDAVRAYEALEDFTTMKPVVVTPGVTFTQLGQELRRAASDEDRAFVRDQLVAKLQGKSGHLTDAAKQDFETITGMTPKAFVQELRKQPVEAVAEWFTRFGGLTELLDRKNPTRGTPVLISEHDDQVIAVERGYGNATRPEDYLEGFRTFILENQDKIPALVTVLTRPRDLTRQDLRELVLHLNQAGYTETNLQVAWREANQVDVAARLVGYIRALAAVDPLIPFGQRVDEALAQVLGQGNWTATQRTWLQRLAKQIKANVVVDREALDDPAGLFRQHGADYARLDRIFGGNLERVLGALSDAIWTPRATA